A region from the Triticum urartu cultivar G1812 chromosome 1, Tu2.1, whole genome shotgun sequence genome encodes:
- the LOC125533086 gene encoding zinc finger MYM-type protein 1-like, translated as MPMPMPTPTPTPCPPHCVAESGESGSRRPWAQTTGRHGSDNGQVYDGASNMYGEFNGLQAKIMSENNSAYYIHCFAHKLNLVVVAITKKIFDVGDFFGMVSVLLNVVGASCKRKDQLREHHQEEVRKAIGCGEISTGTGLNQELSLQRPGGTRWNSHYKTLLGLSKMFSSVVKVLEYVEKDGIDTGKRRQARGFLKYFQTFDSAFFLHMMMMILALTNGLSKTLQRKDKDIVNAISDVESTKRELEKLRTNEGWDSLMRKVYCFCEKHDIPVLDMEDAYVNLKKPRQKTGINNEHYYCVDCFFAVLDFLGEEFNDRFNEVNSELLLCMSALSPSDLFCRFDKAKLLKLAKHYPDDFNHKDMVTLEHELGLYIDNILHDTRFSSLEKIGDLAKGQTGPKLMVDTRKHLSYPLVYRLLKLALTLPVATSTVERCFSAMKIVKNALRNKIGDDYLSHSLICFVEKGLLDEITNEVIVDCFHKMKDRRGKNEI; from the exons ATGCCGATGCCGAtgccgacgccgacgccgacgccgtGTCCGCCGCACTGCGTCGCGGAAAGCGGCGAATCGGGGTCGAGAAGACCATGGGCGCAGACGACGGGGCGACATG GAAGTGACAATGGCCAAGTTTATGACGGCGCAAGTAATATGTATGGTGAGTTTAATGGTTTGCAAGCTAAAATTATGAGTGAGAACAATTCAGCATATTATATACATTGTTTTGCTCATAAACTCAACCTGGTTGTTGTGGCTATTACAAAAAAGATATTCGACGTAGGAGATTTCTTTGGTATGGTTTCAGTTTTGCTGAATGTCGTGGGAGCATCTTGCAAGAGAAAAGACCAACTTCGTGAGCATCATCAAGAAGAAGTGAGGAAAGCAATTGGTTGTGGAGAGATCTCTACAGGAACGGGACTAAATCAAGAACTATCACTTCAGAGACCAGGTGGCACTCGATGGAACTCCCATTATAAAACATTGTTGGGTTTGTCAAAGATGTTCTCGTCGGTGGTTAAAGTTCTAGAATATGTTGAGAAAGATGGCATAGATACTGGAAAGAGGCGTCAAGCTAGAGGTTTTCTCAAATATTTCCAGACTTTTGATTCTGCATTTTTCTTacatatgatgatgatgatattagCTTTAACAAATGGACTGTCAAAAACCTTACAGAGAAAGGATAAAGACATTGTAAATGCTATTTCAGATGTGGAATCGACTAAACGGGAGTTAGAAAAGCTCAGAACCAATGAAGGGTGGGATTCTCTTATGAGGAAGGTATATTGTTTCTGTGAGAAACATGACATTCCAGTACTGGACATGGAAGATGCCTATGTTAACCTAAAGAAGCCAAGACAAAAGACCGGTATTAACAATGAACATTATTACTGCGTTGACTGTTTCTTTGCTGTTCTGGATTTTTTAGGAGAAGAGTTTAATGACAGATTTAATGAGGTAAATTCTGAGTTGCTTCTATGCATGTCTGCTTTGAGCCCAAGTGATTTATTTTGTCGTTTTGACAAGGCGAAGTTGCTAAAATTAGCTAAGCATTATCCTGATGACTTTAATCACAAAGATATGGTGACTCTTGAGCATGAACTTGGTCTCTACATAGATAATATACTCCATGATACAAGGTTTTCTAGCTTGGAAAAAATAGGTGATCTAGctaagggcca aactggccctaaaTTGATGGTGGATACAAGGAAGCACCTCTCCTATCCTTTGGTATATCGGCTTTTGAAGCTAGCTTTGACTCTTCCTGTTGCCACTTCCACTGTTGAGAGATGTTTTTCAGCTATGAAGATTGTGAAGAATGCTTTGCGTAACAAAATTGGTGATGATTATTTGAGCCATAGCCTAATTTGCTTTGTGGAAAAGGGACTGCTGGACGAAATTACTAATGAAGTGATTGTTGATTGTTTTCATAAGATGAAAGATCGTCGTGGGAAGAACGAAAT ATAA
- the LOC125528027 gene encoding uncharacterized protein LOC125528027 has protein sequence MQQLKFLAVKLCKMVRVVEIDAPQLGSFHYSGTPVIYVRNSLQLKNVDISPVCLSGILSYARFSLPSIAQNVESLTLRGRSENANTPMLPSKLPRLKNLEIALLKPHLSPNYDAFSLVSFLDASPALESFILRVEQDAMMHDPVVGDDTEYRRQNLECRNNSLRKVMITGFCSAKSLVELTVHILERAHSLERFTLDITYGYDRRTCNVAKYPTARMIGLCWPLNKRALEEAHRAVETADRYIKGRVPSSVQFEVLGPCTRCHIGK, from the exons ATGCAGCAGCTCAAGTTCCTCGCTGTTAAACTATGCAAGATGGTGCGGGTGGTAGAGATAGATGCTCCACAACTCGGCTCTTTTCACTATAGCGGGACACCGGTCATCTATGTCCGAAATTCTTTGCAACTTAAGAATGTAGATATTTCGCCTGTCTGCCTGTCTGGTATTCTCTCTTATGCTCGCTTTAGCCTTCCGTCCATTGCTCAAAATGTTGAGAGCCTCACCCTGCGCGGTCGTAGTGAG AATGCCAACACTCCAATGCTGCCGTCCAAGCTCCCTCGCCTCAAGAACTTGGAAATTGCACTCCTTAAACCCCACTTATCCCCAAACTATGATGCCTTCTCTCTGGTTTCTTTTCTTGATGCTTCTCCTGCCTTGGAATCTTTCATCCTACGC GTAGAGCAGGATGCCATGATGCATGACCCTGTTGTTGGAGACGACACTGAATACCGGAGGCAGAATCTTGAGTGCCGGAATAACAGTCTCAGGAAGGTGATGATCACGGGCTTCTGTTCTGCCAAGAGCCTAGTTGAGCTCACAGTTCACATCCTCGAGAGAGCACATTCACTCGAGCGCTTCACGCTGGACATAACCTATGGCTATGATAGGAGAACTTGTAACGTCGCCAAATACCCAACTGCGAGAATGATTGGCCTATGCTGGCCGTTGAACAAGAGAGCTCTCGAGGAAGCTCATAGAGCCGTGGAGACAGCGGATAGATACATCAAGGGAAGAGTTCCCTCATCCGTTCAATTCGAGGTTCTGGGGCCTTGTACCCGATGCCATATTGGAAAGTAG